A single region of the Elizabethkingia sp. JS20170427COW genome encodes:
- a CDS encoding HAD-IB family hydrolase, giving the protein MRKLYCFDFDGTITTKDTMFLFLKFCAPFKFYIRFIQYAPLFILVKLHFANAEQVKRSFIASILQGYSEEQLQKYSKKFHQEYKNQIIRSKAVEFFKTIDTNAEAFLVTASLDIWVKPFADEFGFGCIATRAMYERGIFTGKFATKNCNGKEKVNRIKAEIDTQTYGKRIAFGDTSGDKEMLAWADEGFYRFFH; this is encoded by the coding sequence ATGAGGAAGTTATATTGTTTTGATTTCGATGGTACAATTACCACTAAGGATACGATGTTTTTATTCCTTAAGTTTTGTGCTCCTTTTAAGTTTTATATACGGTTTATTCAATATGCTCCGTTGTTTATATTGGTGAAATTACATTTTGCTAATGCCGAACAGGTGAAAAGAAGTTTTATAGCATCGATATTACAAGGTTATTCTGAAGAACAACTTCAAAAGTATAGTAAAAAATTTCATCAAGAATATAAAAATCAAATTATTAGAAGCAAAGCCGTTGAGTTCTTTAAAACTATAGATACTAATGCTGAAGCTTTTTTAGTAACGGCATCTTTAGACATATGGGTGAAACCTTTTGCCGACGAATTTGGATTTGGGTGTATTGCTACGCGAGCAATGTATGAAAGAGGAATCTTTACAGGGAAATTTGCTACCAAAAACTGCAACGGAAAGGAAAAAGTGAATAGAATTAAAGCTGAAATAGATACCCAAACCTATGGTAAGCGGATTGCTTTTGGCGATACTTCTGGAGATAAGGAAATGTTAGCATGGGCAGATGAGGGTTTTTATAGATTTTTTCATTAA